The Lycium barbarum isolate Lr01 chromosome 10, ASM1917538v2, whole genome shotgun sequence genome includes a region encoding these proteins:
- the LOC132614786 gene encoding uncharacterized protein LOC132614786: MVDDWHKRGGTVLETSRGGFDLNKIVNAIQDHGFNQEQRVAITEQGIAIAQLQNGRDKTTSEEAKGVAEPRRDEARMVESDGYGAGSSTEVLKMLETLAKRVDSTEKRVETYNSRVNQIPGAPPLLKGPDSKRYIQRPFPPSAAPKSIPKRFKMPDIQKYDGTTDPHEHVTSYTCAIKGNDMKEDEIESVLLKKFGETLSKGALTWYDHLPEHSITSFEMLVDAFIEAHAGAKKVQARKADIFRIAKRDDELLREFVNRFQRDRMELPSVSEEWAAQAFTKGLNSRSSTASFKLKENLLEYEAVTWADVHNRYESKIRVEDDQLELPPGPINTNKSFERPKKNYEPEARSSRERYQPYSHSEKPSFRSEKSRVGPSHFSGRSDKRVERPSNSRGLSFRSDAGSSAGNKDLPKISEYNFNVNTSGLVSAISRILDVRWPRPLRSDSGQRDSSMVCEYHGTHGHRTEDCRQLREEVARLLKNSHLRELLSERAKGHYKERETRKRAKPVEPQHIINMIVRGTDAPRGPVMKRAKVSVVREKHSRGDLPEGSISFSNEDA, translated from the exons ATGGTTGATGATTGGCATAAAAGAGGTGGTACTGTTCTTGAGACGTCTAGGGGTGGATTTGATTTGAATAAGATTGTTAATGctattcaagatcatgggtttaACCAG gaacagagagtgGCGATTACCGAACAGGggatcgcaatagcccagttgcaaaacggaagagataaaacgacctcggaggaggcgaagggtgttgctgaacccagaagagatgaggcacggatggttgagagcgaTGGGTACGGAGctggttcctccaccgaggttctaaaaatgctcgaaaccttggcaaaacgggtagactcgaccgaaaagagggtggaaacatacaactctcgggtaaaccaaatcccgggggctccgcctctACTGaaggggccggattcgaagaggtacatccaaaggccttttcccccAAGTGCAGCTCCGAAGtcaatcccgaagaggtttaaaatgccggatatccagaaatatgatggcacaacggacccacacgaacacgtgacctcatacacctgcgcaataaaaggcaatgatatgaaggaagatgaaattgaatcagtgttgctgaaaaagtttggggaaactctgtcgaaaggagcattgacgtggtacgaccatctgcccgagcattcaatcacttctttcgaaatgctcgtcgatgccttcatagaagctcacgccggtgccaaaaaggtgcaggcccgtaaggcagatattttccgtatagccaaaagagacgatgagttgctgcgtgaatttgtcaaccggttccaaagggaccGAATGGAACTCCCTTCGGTTTCcgaggaatgggccgcacaagctttcacaaaggggctcaactctcggagctcgacggcctcgttcaaattaaaggaaaacttgctagaatacgaggctgtgacatgggcagatgtccataaccggtacgagtcgaagattcgggtggaggatgaccaactcgagcttcccccggggccaataaatacgaacaaaagttttgagagaccaaagAAAAATTACGAACCGGAAGCCAGATCGTCGAGAGAAAGGTATCAgccatattctcattcggagaaaccaagcttcaggtcggagaaatccagggttggcccgagccatttctccggtcggagtgataaacgggtcgagcgcccgtcgaacagtcgaggtctctcattcaggagcgatgccggaagctctgccggcaataAAGACTTGccgaagatatcggagtacaacttcaacgtcaacacctcgGGTCTCGTCTCGGCTATTAGCCGTATCctggatgtaagatggccgaggcCTCTAAGGTCAGATTCGGGCCAACGGGActcgagcatggtgtgtgaataccatgggacccatggacacagaaccgaggattgtcgccagctaagagaggaggtagcccggttactgaagaatagccacctccgagaattgctgagtgaacgagccaaaggtcactacaaggaaagggagactcgTAAAAGGGCcaagccagtagaaccccagcatataatcaacatgatagtcaGGGGTACCGATgccccacgagggccggtgatgaaacgggccaaggtttctgttgttcgcgaGAAGCACAGCCGGGGTGatttacccgagggttctatctctttcagcaacgaagATGCataa